In Bdellovibrio bacteriovorus, the following are encoded in one genomic region:
- a CDS encoding 3-hydroxybutyryl-CoA dehydrogenase produces the protein MKIQSIGVVGAGQMGNGIAQVAAQFGYNVIMLDVNGSALEKGMATITGSCDRLIKKGTMTEADKAALLGRIKTAQETAALKDCDIVIEAATENIDLKLKIFKDLDAAVKPEALLVSNTSSISITKIAGVTKRPTQVAGMHFMNPVPLMKLVEGIRGLQTSDETFAAVKALAEKMDKVFVESVKDMPGFIVNRILMPMINEAVYTLHEGIANVEAIDNAMKLGTNQPMGPLTLADFIGLDTCLAIMNVLHDGLGDSKYRPCPLLMKYVEAGWLGRKSGRGFYNYAK, from the coding sequence ATGAAAATTCAAAGTATTGGTGTTGTAGGCGCGGGTCAAATGGGGAATGGGATTGCTCAAGTGGCGGCTCAGTTTGGCTATAACGTGATCATGTTGGACGTGAATGGTTCAGCCTTAGAAAAAGGCATGGCCACTATCACGGGCAGCTGTGATCGCCTGATCAAAAAAGGCACCATGACTGAAGCGGATAAAGCCGCTCTTTTGGGTCGTATTAAAACCGCTCAAGAAACCGCCGCGCTGAAAGATTGTGATATCGTCATTGAAGCGGCGACCGAAAACATTGATTTGAAACTTAAAATTTTTAAAGACCTGGATGCGGCCGTAAAACCAGAAGCTCTTTTGGTTTCTAATACATCGTCCATCTCGATCACGAAAATCGCGGGCGTGACCAAGCGTCCGACGCAAGTGGCGGGAATGCACTTTATGAATCCTGTTCCTTTGATGAAACTTGTGGAAGGCATTCGTGGCTTGCAGACCTCCGATGAAACTTTCGCGGCGGTTAAAGCCTTGGCCGAAAAAATGGATAAAGTTTTTGTTGAGTCCGTAAAAGACATGCCAGGCTTTATCGTGAATCGTATTCTTATGCCGATGATCAATGAAGCCGTTTACACTCTTCACGAGGGTATCGCGAATGTGGAAGCTATCGACAATGCGATGAAGTTAGGGACCAACCAACCCATGGGTCCTTTGACGTTGGCGGATTTTATTGGTTTGGACACGTGTCTTGCGATCATGAACGTACTTCATGATGGCTTGGGTGATTCTAAGTACCGCCCATGCCCATTGCTTATGAAATACGTTGAGGCCGGATGGTTGGGACGTAAATCGGGTCGTGGATTTTATAACTACGCAAAATAG
- a CDS encoding 3-hydroxyacyl-CoA dehydrogenase NAD-binding domain-containing protein, with translation MSIQESIKIVPQGDIAVVEFDLVGEKVNKFSTPVMMRLQEVLGELKRSSYKAVIFKSNKAKIFIAGADIEEIKSMTTKEQFEAAVKGGQDIMNQVEDLPMPTIAAVNGACMGGGCEFILSCDYRIASEDSSTKIGLPEIQLGILPGFGGTQRMPRVIGLQAALDIILAGKSVNAKKALKIGLVDKMVHPNLLMDQATKWAKEIIAKGGQKRRKQFQPQGVMNKVLESALGRGIVFKKAREGVMKATKGHYPAPLKALEVIQRTYGSSDREAGMRIEREGFCELGITDTSKNLIHVFYLTEMVKKQTGVSGVNVKPKEVKAMGILGAGTMGGGIAYVAADKGIHVRMKDLNSDALGKGLKHASDLWMKLLKRKSIDKYQFQQKMDLVSVGTDYAGFKNLDVVVEAIVEDMGIKQKVIGECAGQMRPDAIIATNTSSLSVTEMSKGHPRPEFFAGMHFFNPVNKMPLVEVIRGEKTSDETIATIFELTKKMGKMPVVVKDGPGFLVNRLLLPYMAEAAFLMQEGMSIEFVDKAYVKEFGMPMGPFELMDEVGLDVCIKVLKIFKKAFGDRIEMAPLMDKLGESGRLGRKNGKGFYQYSEDGKRGDVDQSIYGVLGLGTPTNPYDSKECIERGVFAMVNECSLALIEDRIVETPHEVDLAMIMGTGFPPFRGGLLKYTDTIGTQYVADQLALYASSRKAPRLKPSTPLTNMAKSNRKFYS, from the coding sequence ATGAGCATCCAGGAAAGCATCAAGATTGTACCTCAAGGTGATATCGCCGTTGTTGAATTTGACCTTGTCGGAGAGAAAGTTAATAAGTTCTCAACTCCGGTGATGATGAGATTGCAGGAAGTTTTAGGAGAGCTCAAACGCTCTTCTTACAAAGCGGTGATCTTTAAATCTAACAAGGCAAAGATATTTATTGCCGGCGCTGATATTGAAGAAATCAAAAGCATGACCACCAAAGAGCAGTTTGAAGCTGCGGTGAAAGGTGGTCAGGACATCATGAATCAAGTGGAAGATCTTCCTATGCCTACGATAGCGGCCGTGAACGGCGCTTGCATGGGGGGAGGGTGTGAATTCATCCTTTCTTGTGATTATCGTATCGCTTCTGAAGACTCTTCGACAAAAATCGGGTTGCCTGAAATTCAATTAGGCATCTTACCTGGTTTTGGCGGAACTCAGCGCATGCCGCGCGTGATTGGTTTGCAAGCAGCCTTAGATATTATCTTAGCCGGAAAATCAGTGAATGCGAAAAAAGCCCTTAAGATCGGGCTTGTTGATAAGATGGTTCATCCTAATTTGTTGATGGATCAAGCGACAAAATGGGCCAAAGAAATCATCGCTAAAGGCGGACAAAAGCGCCGCAAGCAGTTCCAACCTCAAGGTGTCATGAACAAGGTTCTTGAAAGTGCCTTGGGTCGCGGCATTGTTTTCAAGAAAGCGCGTGAAGGTGTCATGAAGGCCACCAAAGGTCATTACCCCGCGCCACTGAAAGCTTTGGAAGTGATTCAAAGAACGTATGGCAGCAGTGATCGTGAAGCCGGTATGCGCATTGAGCGTGAAGGCTTCTGTGAGCTTGGTATCACCGACACATCTAAAAACCTGATCCACGTTTTCTATTTGACTGAAATGGTAAAAAAACAAACCGGCGTGTCAGGCGTGAACGTCAAACCCAAAGAAGTCAAAGCGATGGGTATTTTGGGTGCAGGAACCATGGGTGGTGGTATCGCCTATGTGGCCGCAGACAAAGGTATTCACGTGCGCATGAAAGACTTAAACTCAGACGCCTTGGGTAAAGGTCTTAAGCACGCCAGTGATTTGTGGATGAAATTATTAAAACGTAAATCTATCGATAAATATCAATTCCAACAAAAAATGGATTTGGTTTCTGTAGGTACGGACTACGCGGGTTTTAAAAATTTGGACGTGGTGGTTGAAGCCATCGTTGAAGATATGGGTATCAAGCAAAAAGTGATCGGTGAGTGCGCCGGTCAAATGCGCCCTGATGCGATCATTGCGACGAATACCAGTTCATTGTCGGTCACGGAGATGTCCAAAGGTCATCCTCGTCCGGAATTTTTCGCGGGAATGCATTTCTTTAATCCCGTAAATAAAATGCCGTTGGTGGAGGTGATTCGTGGTGAAAAAACCTCGGATGAAACCATCGCGACTATTTTTGAATTAACGAAAAAAATGGGCAAAATGCCGGTCGTCGTTAAAGATGGTCCGGGTTTCTTAGTGAATCGTTTGCTTTTGCCTTACATGGCCGAAGCGGCTTTCTTAATGCAAGAAGGAATGAGCATTGAATTCGTGGATAAAGCTTACGTCAAAGAATTCGGCATGCCGATGGGGCCGTTTGAGTTGATGGACGAAGTCGGCCTTGATGTTTGTATCAAGGTTTTAAAGATCTTCAAAAAAGCCTTCGGTGATCGTATCGAGATGGCGCCGCTCATGGACAAACTGGGCGAGTCCGGTCGCTTGGGTCGTAAGAATGGTAAAGGATTCTATCAGTACTCGGAAGACGGCAAACGTGGTGACGTGGATCAATCTATTTATGGCGTTTTAGGTTTGGGAACTCCGACGAATCCTTACGATTCTAAAGAGTGCATTGAGCGTGGCGTTTTTGCCATGGTGAATGAATGTTCTTTGGCGTTGATTGAAGATCGCATCGTGGAAACTCCTCATGAAGTCGATCTAGCGATGATCATGGGAACGGGCTTCCCGCCGTTCCGTGGTGGTTTATTGAAGTACACCGACACCATTGGCACTCAATATGTGGCTGATCAGTTAGCCCTTTATGCTTCTAGCCGTAAGGCCCCTCGCTTGAAACCGAGCACGCCGTTAACGAACATGGCGAAATCGAATCGAAAATTCTATTCATAA
- a CDS encoding thiolase family protein, with amino-acid sequence MKSPRDVVLVEGVRTPFAKAGTKIKKVHPADLGKTALKQLIAQTNLDVNSVDEVIIGNTGNPPDAVNISRVVALNAGIPLKTSAYTVHRNCASALESISNGYEKIKSGTMDVVLAGGTESMSQMPTLPPKKFQEIYEKLFAAKGPKQALPLLWALFKADMKQIKALLQGNMRDEYFPQIAVMLGLTDPFVGINMGQTAEILAKEWGLTREMQDQFALRSHQRASQATKAGLLRQEITPVYLAPEYKEVVADDIGPRDNQTMEALSKLKPFFDKATGSITAGNSCPITDGAAMVLLMSREKAEAQGYKPLATIRSYGFAGLEPERMGLGPAYSTPLALKRAGLSMKDIGLVELNEAFAAQVMACQRAMDSDQFAQEKLGLSSKVGEIRDDILNVNGGAIAFGHPVGATGTRIVLTLAKEMKRRNTQFGLATLCIGGGQGGAMILENEG; translated from the coding sequence ATGAAGTCACCACGCGATGTCGTTCTGGTGGAAGGTGTTCGTACCCCGTTTGCAAAGGCAGGGACAAAAATTAAAAAAGTTCATCCTGCCGATCTGGGAAAAACGGCTTTAAAACAATTGATCGCGCAAACAAATCTAGATGTGAATTCTGTTGATGAAGTCATCATCGGTAACACGGGCAATCCTCCTGATGCCGTCAATATCTCTCGGGTTGTGGCTTTGAATGCCGGCATCCCTTTGAAAACATCGGCGTACACGGTTCATCGCAACTGTGCTTCCGCACTCGAGTCTATCTCTAACGGTTATGAAAAAATCAAATCGGGAACGATGGACGTGGTTTTAGCCGGGGGGACGGAGAGCATGTCGCAAATGCCCACTCTTCCGCCCAAAAAATTCCAAGAGATTTACGAAAAACTTTTTGCGGCTAAAGGCCCTAAACAAGCTCTTCCACTTTTGTGGGCGCTTTTTAAAGCCGACATGAAACAAATCAAAGCGCTTCTCCAAGGAAATATGCGCGATGAATATTTCCCACAGATTGCAGTGATGTTGGGGCTTACAGATCCTTTCGTCGGCATTAACATGGGACAAACCGCTGAGATCTTAGCAAAAGAGTGGGGATTAACTCGCGAGATGCAAGATCAGTTCGCTTTGCGTTCACACCAAAGAGCATCCCAGGCCACAAAAGCAGGGCTTTTGCGTCAAGAGATCACGCCTGTGTATCTTGCCCCCGAGTACAAAGAAGTCGTTGCCGATGACATCGGTCCTCGCGACAATCAAACGATGGAAGCTTTAAGTAAATTAAAACCCTTTTTTGATAAAGCGACCGGGTCGATCACGGCGGGGAACTCTTGCCCGATCACGGATGGGGCGGCGATGGTGCTTTTAATGTCTCGAGAAAAAGCCGAAGCGCAAGGCTACAAGCCTTTGGCGACAATTCGCTCTTACGGTTTTGCAGGGTTGGAGCCCGAGCGCATGGGGTTGGGCCCGGCTTACTCAACGCCATTGGCCTTAAAACGGGCCGGTCTTTCAATGAAAGATATTGGTTTAGTGGAGCTCAATGAAGCTTTTGCCGCGCAAGTGATGGCTTGCCAACGCGCGATGGATTCAGATCAATTTGCGCAAGAAAAATTAGGTCTGTCATCCAAGGTCGGAGAAATCCGTGATGACATCTTAAACGTCAACGGCGGCGCTATTGCTTTCGGCCATCCGGTCGGTGCAACGGGCACTCGCATCGTACTGACATTGGCTAAAGAAATGAAAAGAAGAAATACGCAATTCGGTTTGGCCACACTGTGTATCGGTGGCGGTCAAGGCGGAGCAATGATTTTAGAGAATGAGGGTTAA
- a CDS encoding zinc-dependent metalloprotease, protein MRMTNLLFVASLGLVLSACTNEFAALKSAPVLSEVPEVKKAPPEIKQSFSKASVDTCEKASCITIQKKSLGKIFLLIASGKTAGSTPQWYDLKPLVVSFEKSGGKLALLAENYTSIYEEIKTVNLIQTFDVISEDENSVTFDWGGGLKTLVHQRSYDVDNVRGGQTDLTDASLNSLAVIDSFVRGIKFDDKNIELEQISKIRADGIKGDGKNIQLETKEETLAMNIQIRAYEPGKNFSPKAADKTRQVGFFVTKISKPGFSREPINLVTKWDLSPEKGPIVVRISSAVPAEYVQAVSEGALYWNKVFGQDVITVKTGVDPQAGPEDRSIFIRWIPWLDSGAAYAIGQSDPLTGEVLRAQVFMPSVFTSVGSADLVDLNEGSPVAYGAIACDLKPALEALAEMSREASDSQRLRLAQDGVRSTVAHELGHALGLRHNFAGSFSAKASAKDIRDSARSYLKNPQHPGVETSTTIMDYVSGIDNILMSARLKTAALSYDKMAMDWAYAKDDKALDSKISLFCTDDDISLAASQSLQIYGCERFDAGNNPLLRKALDSKDDRTGFVRVLFASILGRRYPAADPQVVNDLKTVLADTMKWGQLNVADLKFVSQAVLINKTKEGSPAPTFMSIQAAKSGQVLQSKVGADPELDKARAASLKEAQGYAGLLNLLWRNDDGSLALSWLEDQINELKNSPYLASGKTLGGREYQFSESEQKLIIAFFESLVAVNKTALTTGLATLLPNGTTTLLANQILDEAQAAQLADLYLDLLDAQSGVVEVKVGPGLAKTLTLPVKYFSSAERTQWAGLLRSRAMGFDLELKRALILQHLTDAITVVLKEADPTVDPLAVAADPAALVERLENADLIDEEASLWLTQEITVWKALKGLQ, encoded by the coding sequence ATGCGTATGACCAATCTTCTTTTTGTCGCCTCATTGGGTTTGGTGTTATCGGCTTGTACCAATGAATTCGCTGCTCTTAAATCGGCGCCCGTTTTAAGCGAAGTTCCCGAAGTAAAAAAAGCTCCTCCTGAAATCAAACAGTCTTTTTCAAAAGCCTCCGTGGACACTTGCGAGAAAGCGTCTTGCATCACGATTCAAAAAAAATCTTTAGGGAAGATTTTTTTATTAATAGCTTCAGGAAAAACCGCGGGTTCAACTCCGCAATGGTATGACTTAAAGCCCTTGGTTGTCAGTTTTGAAAAGTCTGGCGGTAAGCTCGCCCTTTTAGCTGAAAATTACACCAGCATTTATGAAGAAATTAAAACCGTTAATTTAATTCAAACTTTCGATGTGATTTCCGAAGATGAAAACTCGGTCACCTTTGATTGGGGTGGGGGGCTTAAAACCTTGGTGCATCAACGTTCTTATGACGTTGATAACGTTCGTGGGGGGCAAACGGACTTAACGGACGCGTCACTCAACTCTTTGGCCGTGATTGATTCCTTTGTTCGTGGGATTAAGTTTGATGATAAAAATATCGAGTTAGAGCAGATCTCCAAAATCCGTGCGGATGGCATTAAGGGTGACGGCAAAAATATTCAACTAGAAACCAAAGAAGAAACTTTGGCCATGAATATTCAAATTCGCGCTTATGAACCGGGCAAGAATTTTTCTCCGAAAGCGGCCGATAAAACCCGCCAAGTTGGATTTTTTGTCACCAAGATCTCTAAACCTGGATTTAGTCGCGAGCCTATTAACCTTGTGACGAAATGGGATCTTTCGCCCGAAAAAGGCCCGATCGTGGTTCGTATTTCAAGTGCGGTTCCCGCAGAGTATGTGCAAGCCGTGAGTGAAGGGGCGTTGTACTGGAATAAGGTTTTTGGTCAGGATGTTATTACGGTAAAAACGGGTGTTGATCCCCAAGCCGGTCCGGAAGATCGCAGCATCTTTATCCGTTGGATTCCGTGGCTTGACTCAGGCGCGGCTTACGCTATTGGGCAATCAGATCCTTTGACAGGTGAAGTTTTGCGGGCGCAAGTATTTATGCCTTCGGTTTTTACTAGCGTCGGTTCGGCGGATCTTGTGGATCTTAACGAAGGCAGCCCGGTGGCTTATGGAGCTATCGCCTGTGATTTAAAACCCGCTTTAGAAGCCCTGGCTGAGATGTCGCGAGAAGCTTCGGATTCTCAGCGTCTGCGTTTAGCGCAAGACGGAGTGCGCTCGACCGTGGCGCATGAATTGGGTCACGCTTTGGGATTAAGACATAACTTTGCTGGGTCTTTTTCGGCGAAGGCTTCGGCGAAAGACATCCGAGATTCTGCGCGCAGCTATTTAAAAAATCCCCAACATCCTGGTGTCGAAACATCCACCACCATCATGGATTACGTTTCGGGTATTGATAATATCTTGATGTCGGCACGCTTAAAAACGGCGGCTCTTTCTTACGATAAAATGGCGATGGATTGGGCGTATGCTAAGGACGACAAGGCGTTAGATTCTAAAATTTCATTATTCTGTACGGATGACGATATTTCGTTAGCGGCCAGTCAGTCTTTGCAAATTTATGGATGTGAGCGCTTTGATGCCGGTAATAATCCGCTTTTAAGAAAAGCCTTAGATAGCAAGGATGATCGCACAGGTTTTGTGCGCGTGCTTTTTGCTTCGATCCTCGGTCGTCGATATCCGGCGGCGGATCCCCAAGTGGTGAATGATTTAAAAACTGTTTTAGCTGACACCATGAAGTGGGGTCAGCTCAATGTGGCGGATCTTAAGTTTGTGAGCCAAGCCGTTCTTATCAACAAAACCAAAGAAGGCTCTCCGGCTCCGACATTTATGTCTATTCAGGCGGCAAAATCAGGTCAAGTCTTGCAATCAAAGGTGGGTGCAGATCCCGAGCTCGACAAAGCTCGAGCGGCTTCTTTAAAAGAAGCGCAAGGCTATGCGGGATTATTAAATCTTTTATGGCGTAATGACGATGGTTCTTTGGCTTTAAGCTGGCTCGAAGATCAAATCAACGAGCTTAAAAACAGTCCTTATCTGGCTTCCGGTAAAACTTTGGGGGGACGAGAGTATCAGTTCTCCGAGAGTGAACAAAAACTTATTATCGCGTTCTTTGAGTCGTTGGTGGCGGTAAATAAAACAGCATTAACTACGGGCCTTGCGACCTTGTTGCCGAACGGGACTACAACTTTATTAGCGAATCAAATTTTGGATGAGGCTCAAGCAGCTCAATTGGCCGATCTTTATTTAGATTTATTAGATGCGCAAAGTGGGGTTGTCGAAGTGAAGGTCGGACCGGGGCTGGCGAAAACCCTGACTCTGCCGGTGAAGTATTTTTCGAGTGCGGAACGCACTCAGTGGGCAGGTTTATTAAGATCTCGTGCGATGGGTTTTGATTTAGAATTAAAGCGCGCCCTGATTTTACAACATTTAACTGACGCTATTACGGTGGTGTTAAAAGAGGCCGACCCTACGGTCGATCCGTTAGCGGTGGCGGCCGATCCCGCAGCGTTGGTGGAGCGCCTTGAAAATGCCGATCTGATTGATGAAGAAGCCTCCTTGTGGTTAACCCAGGAAATCACGGTGTGGAAGGCTCTTAAAGGCCTTCAGTAA
- a CDS encoding TIGR04552 family protein, with translation MPQRFIFDSSILNSVVGGHSAIEIPKLNILTLEAASSFILNYGFDITRESDLEKLWYYHRRALVLMVEKLGFVDSEIPEMFRDRRHLGDIRQLLLFASSHNPEEQEMQKWACAIIRCMHVFVHAENDLFSSFSEEIQSQILTPFQDCIRHDGNTHRTFLQNEESKESIELLGFEVKPFKTSSSTVIKLLAKPDALAMKIFDKLGVRFVTRNLFDTFQVVRFLIRQNVISFPHIMPDQSSNNLYPVELFMQVCDDLAHRLDTLDEKNIQAAFDQKLAEQGDNVKFLRKENFFSGEDYRFIKFISRKLIHVKPFGGKEEFSFFYPFEVQIMDHSAHQKILSGPSEHQAYKERQRTAARKRLFPEV, from the coding sequence ATGCCTCAAAGGTTCATTTTCGACTCTTCCATTTTAAATTCCGTTGTCGGTGGACATTCCGCGATTGAGATCCCTAAGCTCAATATTCTTACGCTCGAGGCCGCGAGTTCTTTCATTTTGAATTATGGTTTTGATATCACTCGCGAATCCGATTTAGAAAAACTTTGGTATTATCATCGCCGCGCTCTTGTGTTGATGGTCGAAAAACTGGGTTTTGTGGATTCAGAAATCCCCGAGATGTTCCGTGATCGTCGCCATTTAGGGGATATTCGTCAGCTTTTGCTTTTTGCTAGCTCACACAATCCTGAGGAGCAAGAAATGCAAAAATGGGCGTGTGCGATCATCCGTTGCATGCACGTTTTTGTTCATGCAGAGAATGACCTGTTCAGTTCTTTTTCTGAAGAAATCCAATCCCAGATCCTCACTCCATTTCAAGATTGCATTCGTCATGATGGCAATACTCATAGAACGTTTTTGCAAAATGAAGAAAGTAAAGAGTCTATTGAACTTCTAGGCTTTGAAGTAAAGCCTTTTAAGACTTCTTCCAGCACCGTGATCAAACTTTTAGCAAAGCCCGATGCCTTGGCAATGAAGATTTTTGATAAGCTAGGTGTGCGTTTTGTGACGCGAAATCTTTTTGATACTTTTCAAGTGGTGCGGTTTTTAATTCGCCAGAACGTTATTAGTTTCCCGCATATTATGCCGGATCAAAGCTCAAACAATCTTTATCCGGTGGAGCTTTTCATGCAGGTTTGTGATGATTTAGCGCATCGCTTAGACACTTTGGATGAGAAAAACATTCAAGCGGCCTTTGATCAAAAGTTGGCGGAACAAGGGGATAACGTAAAGTTCTTGCGTAAAGAGAATTTCTTTTCTGGCGAAGATTATCGTTTTATTAAATTTATCAGCCGCAAGCTGATTCATGTTAAGCCTTTTGGTGGGAAAGAAGAGTTCAGTTTCTTTTATCCTTTTGAAGTGCAGATCATGGATCATTCGGCCCATCAGAAAATTCTTTCCGGTCCATCAGAACATCAAGCATATAAAGAGCGCCAACGGACGGCGGCTCGCAAGCGTTTGTTCCCCGAGGTTTAG
- a CDS encoding lysophospholipid acyltransferase family protein has translation MILKLLSYPRSILATILLPIHTAFCSLLMIIATLLLNNRPLEDQIVYYWTRVICWMFGVKVQVVGLENRPKGGFIYVFNHSSFFDIFAMAAYLGSFRFGAKIELFKIPVFGWAMRRAGILPIAREKREEVFRVYKEAETRIKAGERFALSPEGTRQDNDKVLAPFKAGPFVFAINAHAPLVPVVVKGAADVMPKGHFVPNWGRWTSTITLHVLPAVDSESFTTADRPKFQEAVRRLMEPYFL, from the coding sequence ATGATTCTTAAATTACTTTCTTATCCGCGATCTATTCTTGCTACCATCTTGCTGCCTATTCACACGGCGTTTTGTTCGCTGTTGATGATTATCGCGACGTTGCTTTTAAACAACCGTCCTTTAGAGGATCAGATTGTCTATTACTGGACCCGCGTGATTTGTTGGATGTTTGGGGTGAAGGTTCAAGTCGTGGGACTTGAGAATCGCCCTAAAGGTGGTTTTATCTATGTTTTTAACCACTCAAGCTTCTTTGATATTTTTGCGATGGCCGCGTACTTAGGAAGTTTCCGTTTTGGGGCAAAAATTGAACTTTTTAAAATTCCCGTGTTTGGGTGGGCGATGCGCCGGGCGGGCATTTTGCCGATTGCCCGTGAAAAGCGCGAAGAAGTTTTCCGCGTGTACAAAGAAGCAGAAACGCGCATCAAAGCCGGGGAACGTTTTGCTTTATCACCTGAAGGCACAAGACAAGATAACGACAAAGTTCTGGCGCCATTTAAAGCGGGACCTTTTGTTTTTGCGATCAATGCGCATGCGCCCCTCGTTCCGGTGGTGGTTAAAGGGGCGGCGGATGTCATGCCAAAAGGGCACTTTGTTCCGAATTGGGGACGTTGGACAAGCACGATTACCTTGCATGTCTTACCGGCCGTGGATAGTGAGTCGTTTACGACGGCCGATCGTCCCAAGTTTCAAGAAGCCGTTCGTCGCTTGATGGAGCCGTATTTTCTTTAA